The Rubidibacter lacunae KORDI 51-2 genome contains a region encoding:
- the cmoB gene encoding tRNA 5-methoxyuridine(34)/uridine 5-oxyacetic acid(34) synthase CmoB, with the protein MLAAPFLNYDRLYELLLATPARPWLETLPQQTWAALQLERHGRLANWDATVANLPDIRPSAMDLRTGVRVGRAADADPASMQALARGLHELHPWRKGPFDLFGIHIDAEWRSDWKWNRLAGTISPLAGRRVLDVGCGNGYYAWRMLGAGAAFVVGVDPSPLFAMQHAAVRRYLTEQDAFVLPLGVEAIAPELHAFDTVFSMGVLYHRRSPLEHLRELHGALRSGGELVLETLIVDEQFGDLLVPEKRYAQMRNVWAIPSCKLLLTWLRQSNFVDARIINITPTTTEEQRQTEWMTFHSLADFLDPRDARKTVEGYPAPIRAIAIARLP; encoded by the coding sequence ATGCTAGCAGCGCCGTTCCTTAACTACGATCGCCTCTACGAATTGCTGCTAGCAACGCCCGCACGACCGTGGCTAGAAACCTTGCCCCAACAGACTTGGGCCGCACTGCAACTGGAGCGCCACGGACGCTTGGCAAACTGGGATGCAACCGTTGCGAATTTGCCCGATATCCGGCCGAGCGCGATGGATCTTCGCACGGGCGTGCGCGTCGGGCGCGCGGCAGATGCCGACCCTGCTTCGATGCAAGCGCTCGCCAGGGGATTGCACGAACTACATCCGTGGCGCAAAGGCCCGTTCGATCTCTTCGGCATCCACATCGACGCTGAATGGCGTTCGGACTGGAAATGGAACCGACTGGCCGGCACGATCTCGCCCCTTGCCGGTCGCCGCGTCCTCGATGTGGGGTGTGGGAACGGTTACTACGCTTGGCGCATGCTGGGGGCGGGAGCGGCGTTTGTTGTTGGCGTGGATCCGTCGCCGCTGTTTGCAATGCAGCACGCGGCCGTGCGGCGCTATCTGACCGAGCAGGATGCGTTCGTGTTGCCGCTGGGCGTCGAGGCGATCGCGCCCGAGCTCCATGCCTTCGACACGGTTTTTTCGATGGGCGTGCTCTACCATCGGCGATCGCCCCTCGAGCACTTGCGAGAACTCCATGGGGCGCTGCGCTCTGGTGGCGAGTTGGTGTTAGAAACGCTGATCGTTGACGAGCAGTTCGGGGACTTACTCGTGCCGGAGAAACGCTACGCCCAAATGCGGAACGTATGGGCAATTCCGTCGTGCAAGCTGTTATTGACTTGGTTACGACAGAGCAATTTTGTCGATGCTCGTATTATCAACATCACCCCAACGACAACTGAGGAACAGCGCCAAACTGAATGGATGACCTTTCATTCGCTGGCAGATTTTCTCGACCCGCGCGATGCAAGGAAAACCGTTGAAGGGTATCCCGCTCCCATACGAGCGATCGCGATCGCTCGCCTGCCCTAA
- a CDS encoding methyltransferase domain-containing protein, whose amino-acid sequence MTSDLAPESASKFADVGDCIEAANASWSFGNVSGDRFDRHVQNSIPLYAIGHELVEAISDFFLTDDSRLYDLGCSTGALLESLARRHATKRIRLIGIDAEPDMIDCARSRCHAFPNIELRHENLIDSDLEAADLIVAYYTLQFVRPKHRQALFDRIYSALNWGGSFLLFEKVRAPDARFQDMMTSIYTDFKRDRGYSSDAILAKARSLKGVLEPFSTAGNLGLLQRAGFVDITTVMKYVCFEGFLAIK is encoded by the coding sequence TTGACGTCCGATTTGGCACCAGAATCGGCCTCAAAATTCGCCGATGTTGGCGATTGCATCGAAGCGGCAAATGCCAGCTGGTCCTTTGGTAATGTCAGCGGAGATCGCTTCGATCGACACGTCCAAAATTCTATCCCGCTGTATGCGATCGGCCACGAATTAGTCGAGGCGATTTCCGACTTTTTCCTGACCGACGACTCTCGACTTTACGACCTCGGCTGTTCGACAGGCGCGCTCCTCGAATCGCTCGCGCGGCGTCACGCCACCAAGCGCATTCGCCTCATCGGCATCGATGCTGAGCCCGACATGATCGACTGCGCGCGATCGCGCTGTCACGCTTTTCCCAACATCGAACTCCGTCACGAGAACCTCATCGACAGCGACTTAGAGGCAGCAGACTTGATCGTTGCCTACTACACGCTCCAGTTCGTGCGTCCGAAGCACCGACAAGCATTGTTCGATCGCATTTATTCTGCATTAAATTGGGGCGGCAGCTTTTTACTTTTTGAAAAAGTGCGCGCTCCCGACGCCCGGTTCCAGGACATGATGACGTCAATTTACACCGACTTCAAGCGCGATCGCGGCTATTCCAGCGATGCCATCCTAGCTAAAGCGCGCAGCCTCAAAGGCGTACTCGAACCGTTCTCGACTGCAGGCAATCTCGGCTTGCTTCAGCGCGCGGGCTTCGTGGATATTACGACAGTGATGAAGTACGTTTGCTTTGAGGGATTTCTAGCCATTAAGTAG
- the trhO gene encoding oxygen-dependent tRNA uridine(34) hydroxylase TrhO, translating into MTAIDPGKDTPHPANASKRARGNIVIAAFYKFVRLSGCDEVRSRLLDFCKLQQLKGTILLASEGINGTVAGSSEAIAGLQEFLQTDERFAEIAFKLSYADETPFRRLYVRVRAEIVTLGLSDVDPLQLTGTRVAPEEWNTLLDDPETLAIDTRNQFEYEVGTFAGAISPQTDAFHEFPQFVRDRLDPQKHRKIAMFCTGGIRCEKASAYLLQQGFAAVYQLDGGILRYLEVTEPEQSRWDGECFVFDTRVSVDCDLNPGSYEQCFACRRPLSDAERQSDKYQPGLACPHCYDELTPEQRASFLERRRQVELAAQRDRDHVGADMSERKAEKQQQKASERQR; encoded by the coding sequence ATGACCGCCATCGATCCCGGCAAAGATACCCCCCATCCCGCCAACGCTTCTAAGCGAGCGCGCGGCAACATCGTCATAGCGGCTTTTTATAAGTTCGTGCGGTTGTCTGGCTGCGATGAGGTGCGATCGCGTCTGCTCGACTTCTGCAAACTTCAACAGCTCAAAGGCACAATCCTGCTAGCCTCCGAAGGCATTAACGGCACGGTTGCCGGCTCGTCCGAGGCGATCGCCGGGCTCCAAGAATTTTTGCAAACTGATGAGCGCTTTGCCGAGATTGCCTTCAAACTCAGCTACGCGGACGAGACGCCCTTTCGCCGCTTGTACGTGCGCGTGCGAGCGGAAATTGTCACCCTCGGTCTGTCCGACGTCGATCCGCTGCAACTGACCGGTACGCGCGTTGCCCCTGAAGAGTGGAATACGTTGCTTGACGATCCGGAGACACTCGCGATCGACACGCGCAATCAATTCGAATACGAGGTGGGGACATTTGCCGGTGCGATCTCGCCGCAAACCGATGCCTTTCACGAATTCCCTCAATTCGTGCGCGATCGCCTCGATCCACAAAAACATCGCAAAATTGCCATGTTCTGCACGGGCGGCATCCGCTGTGAAAAAGCCAGCGCCTATCTGCTTCAACAAGGTTTTGCGGCCGTCTATCAACTCGATGGCGGCATTCTACGCTATTTGGAAGTCACCGAACCAGAACAGTCGCGCTGGGACGGCGAATGCTTCGTATTCGACACGCGCGTCAGCGTCGATTGCGACCTCAATCCCGGCAGCTACGAACAGTGCTTTGCCTGTCGCCGACCGCTGTCGGACGCCGAACGCCAGTCGGACAAATACCAACCGGGACTTGCCTGCCCGCATTGTTATGACGAGCTCACCCCCGAGCAGCGAGCGAGCTTCCTCGAACGCCGCCGTCAGGTAGAGCTGGCCGCACAACGCGATCGCGACCACGTTGGTGCGGATATGTCCGAGCGCAAAGCCGAAAAACAACAGCAGAAGGCATCCGAGCGCCAGCGTTGA